A region of Elusimicrobiota bacterium DNA encodes the following proteins:
- a CDS encoding transglycosylase SLT domain-containing protein: MTISLAVPSVQDAAEAETRITGLLSSPERKTEPGLVRYEAASWSARLDLGSRGRTLAELKAQWGEALQIQESAQAGSPSYGEPTSSRLPARFGQSALALIPAALLAGQQGQAYDNRPAAGLVLVRGEVSAGVPVPLVGAPAIDKEQREKEFEDVVVDLVDELSARDPVLFNKIRAEEARIRSLPSREARVAAVNEDYPLLERSLDKSAAEGKLSPAGAEKWAVFRAQAKEALADGTLFEKALFAGRAFDERVQRLLDQGKTVLDPDRKLPEKRDEYMRLSQSIHDQLAVPRNSTTLTTRQIDEVFGIVGREFGIRPDFLKYMAKTESGLKQTVPSNPAAAGIMQIENVHKEAYSGKRNVANDTITNIVYGGLLRAQTDREIARRFSEAGLAPPSNPRVVEFMGDLAYNRGPGLLKYIAQYAAQQKIDVNKFAEYVAGPGGSYKIIDGGKSITVIPGPGTNIDKTGKNSVLALASEAVGRVQFSKKLAEGLGDRNGDGRVDHLDVWLTRGIKYLSDPKLQA; encoded by the coding sequence GTGACGATCTCACTGGCGGTCCCGTCCGTCCAGGATGCCGCAGAAGCCGAGACCCGCATCACGGGGCTACTGAGCTCGCCCGAGAGGAAGACCGAACCTGGACTCGTACGTTATGAGGCCGCAAGCTGGTCCGCGCGCCTTGACCTCGGGAGCCGCGGCCGCACGCTCGCCGAGCTGAAGGCTCAATGGGGCGAGGCCCTGCAAATCCAGGAAAGCGCTCAGGCCGGCAGTCCCTCATATGGCGAGCCGACGTCATCCCGGCTGCCTGCGCGCTTCGGCCAATCCGCGTTGGCCCTCATCCCGGCTGCTCTGCTCGCCGGGCAGCAAGGGCAAGCCTACGACAACCGGCCTGCCGCAGGTTTGGTCCTGGTCAGGGGCGAGGTCAGCGCTGGGGTCCCCGTCCCACTCGTGGGCGCCCCGGCCATCGATAAGGAGCAGCGGGAGAAGGAGTTCGAAGACGTGGTCGTAGACCTTGTCGATGAGCTCTCAGCCAGAGACCCCGTCCTTTTCAACAAGATCCGCGCCGAAGAAGCCCGGATCCGTTCTCTGCCCTCGCGTGAGGCGCGAGTCGCCGCGGTCAACGAAGACTATCCTCTCCTGGAGCGGAGTCTCGACAAGTCCGCCGCGGAGGGCAAGCTCAGTCCCGCAGGCGCGGAGAAGTGGGCCGTGTTCCGCGCCCAAGCGAAGGAAGCCCTCGCCGACGGCACGCTCTTCGAAAAGGCCCTGTTCGCCGGCCGGGCCTTCGACGAGAGGGTCCAGCGCCTGCTGGACCAGGGCAAGACGGTGCTCGACCCGGACCGGAAGCTGCCCGAGAAGAGAGACGAGTACATGCGCCTCTCGCAGAGTATCCATGACCAGCTCGCCGTCCCGCGCAATTCAACGACCCTGACGACGCGCCAGATCGATGAGGTCTTCGGCATCGTCGGCAGGGAATTCGGCATCCGCCCCGATTTCCTCAAATATATGGCGAAGACCGAATCGGGTCTCAAGCAGACGGTCCCTTCGAACCCTGCGGCGGCGGGGATCATGCAGATCGAGAACGTCCACAAGGAGGCCTATTCGGGCAAGCGGAACGTCGCCAACGACACCATCACGAACATCGTCTATGGAGGGCTGCTCCGGGCGCAGACGGACAGGGAGATCGCGAGGCGCTTCTCGGAGGCCGGCCTGGCGCCGCCGAGCAACCCGAGGGTCGTCGAATTCATGGGCGATCTCGCCTACAACCGGGGCCCCGGGCTGCTCAAGTACATCGCGCAGTACGCGGCGCAGCAGAAGATCGATGTGAACAAGTTCGCCGAGTACGTCGCCGGCCCCGGAGGCTCCTACAAGATCATCGACGGGGGCAAGAGCATCACGGTCATCCCGGGTCCAGGGACGAACATCGACAAGACGGGGAAGAACTCCGTGCTGGCGCTGGCCTCAGAAGCCGTCGGCCGGGTCCAATTCAGCAAGAAGCTGGCCGAAGGCCTCGGCGACCGGAACGGCGACGGGCGGGTCGATCATCTCGATGTCTGGCTGACCCGCGGGATCAAATACCTCAGCGACCCCAAGCTGCAGGCTTAG
- a CDS encoding aspartyl protease family protein, protein MRKKMGTFLVDCVVADHVYREHSAEVRRMLVDTGSEHTWIPEGVLRGIGVAPEKKDVRFVLANGRTVSRDIGFAIIHVGERFTVDEVVFARPGDLQLLGARSLEGLNLTVDPRRKRLVAAGPLPAAGLVPAQAF, encoded by the coding sequence ATGCGGAAGAAGATGGGGACCTTCCTTGTGGATTGCGTGGTGGCCGACCATGTGTACCGGGAGCACAGCGCCGAAGTGCGCCGGATGCTCGTCGACACGGGCAGCGAGCATACTTGGATACCCGAAGGCGTCCTTAGGGGGATCGGCGTGGCCCCGGAGAAGAAAGATGTCCGTTTCGTCCTTGCCAACGGCCGCACCGTGAGCCGCGACATCGGATTCGCCATCATTCACGTGGGCGAGCGCTTCACCGTCGACGAGGTCGTCTTCGCCCGGCCCGGCGACCTGCAGCTCCTCGGGGCCCGGAGCCTCGAAGGCTTGAACCTGACGGTCGATCCAAGAAGGAAACGGCTGGTCGCTGCCGGCCCGCTGCCCGCGGCCGGTCTGGTCCCGGCGCAGGCCTTCTGA
- a CDS encoding C39 family peptidase has protein sequence MIPYLALALLSVAPAWAGGAYQPRLPADYLQVPLTAQATNYSCGAAALLGVLRYWRAYDGSETSLYPLLATTPEEGTHPARLVAGARHFGLKAEMREGLSWDDLTEALKRRETVILDIEAWPENDPTPDDWSDNWEDGHYVVLVGMDRDFLYLMDPSTHLGYGYIPSAELAGRWHDYETEQGKRREYRRMAVFISGKAHLAGFPAPLERVR, from the coding sequence ATGATCCCTTATCTGGCTCTGGCGCTCCTGTCCGTTGCCCCGGCCTGGGCCGGGGGTGCTTACCAGCCGCGTCTGCCCGCCGATTACCTGCAAGTGCCTCTTACGGCGCAGGCCACGAACTACTCCTGCGGGGCGGCTGCCCTGCTCGGCGTCCTGCGCTACTGGAGGGCTTATGACGGCAGCGAGACCTCCCTTTATCCTCTTCTGGCCACCACCCCCGAGGAAGGGACCCATCCGGCGAGGCTCGTCGCGGGAGCCCGGCATTTCGGGCTGAAGGCCGAGATGCGCGAGGGATTGTCCTGGGATGACTTGACCGAGGCTCTCAAGCGCCGCGAGACCGTGATCCTGGACATCGAGGCCTGGCCGGAGAACGACCCGACCCCCGACGATTGGAGCGACAACTGGGAGGACGGCCATTACGTCGTCCTGGTGGGCATGGACCGGGATTTCCTCTACTTGATGGACCCTTCGACGCATCTGGGCTACGGCTACATCCCGAGCGCGGAGCTCGCCGGCCGCTGGCACGACTACGAGACCGAGCAGGGCAAGCGCCGCGAGTACCGGCGCATGGCCGTCTTCATCTCCGGCAAGGCGCACCTGGCCGGCTTCCCGGCGCCTCTGGAGCGCGTGAGATAG
- a CDS encoding biotin--[acetyl-CoA-carboxylase] ligase has protein sequence MPTDLPGITQLLRLSSTDSTQAVARFLAEQGAPDRTVVWADRQTAGRGRMKRRWTSRAGGLYFSLILRPSFPPSRLADFSLATAGAAAEALAVAGISCAVKPPNDVIGSRGKRSGKVCGILAEASGGSRSVDWVALGVGINVNNSVSGVKGAASLKGLTGRAWEPAEVLRSFLKSFADAYRDFR, from the coding sequence ATGCCTACGGACCTGCCCGGGATCACCCAGTTGCTGCGCTTGAGCTCCACGGACTCCACCCAAGCCGTGGCCCGTTTCCTGGCCGAGCAAGGCGCCCCGGATCGGACGGTGGTCTGGGCCGACCGGCAGACCGCGGGCCGGGGACGCATGAAGCGGCGCTGGACCTCCCGCGCGGGCGGGCTCTATTTCTCCCTCATCCTGCGGCCGTCCTTCCCCCCCTCGCGCTTGGCGGACTTCAGCCTGGCCACGGCCGGGGCCGCGGCCGAGGCGCTCGCCGTCGCCGGGATATCCTGCGCGGTCAAGCCTCCCAACGATGTCATCGGCTCGCGGGGCAAGCGCTCCGGCAAGGTCTGCGGCATATTGGCCGAAGCTTCCGGCGGCTCGCGCAGCGTGGATTGGGTGGCCCTGGGCGTGGGCATCAACGTCAACAACTCCGTATCCGGGGTCAAAGGAGCCGCAAGCCTCAAGGGACTCACCGGCCGCGCCTGGGAGCCGGCCGAGGTCCTGCGCTCGTTCCTCAAAAGCTTTGCCGACGCCTATCGCGATTTCCGGTGA
- a CDS encoding protease inhibitor I42 family protein, producing the protein MMRAIFVALATALAATAWAGDRPKAGQTEQAVSKVGGVSRPDKAELMVGEVYSIRLACNPTTGYNWELKSINRKVAAPTGPMEFQQSPAAPGMVGVGGTCVLGIKGVKAGKTKAVLVYRRPWEKQKPAETFTAEIKVLAKKK; encoded by the coding sequence ATGATGCGCGCGATCTTCGTGGCGTTGGCCACGGCTCTGGCCGCGACGGCCTGGGCCGGCGACCGACCCAAAGCCGGGCAGACCGAACAGGCGGTGAGCAAGGTGGGAGGGGTCTCTCGTCCGGACAAAGCTGAGCTCATGGTGGGGGAGGTCTACTCGATCCGGCTGGCCTGCAATCCGACCACGGGCTACAATTGGGAGCTTAAGAGCATCAACCGCAAGGTCGCGGCCCCGACCGGGCCGATGGAGTTTCAGCAGAGTCCGGCCGCGCCTGGGATGGTGGGCGTCGGGGGGACCTGCGTTTTGGGCATCAAAGGGGTCAAGGCCGGGAAGACCAAGGCGGTCTTGGTGTACCGGCGACCCTGGGAGAAACAGAAGCCGGCCGAGACCTTCACGGCCGAGATCAAGGTCCTGGCGAAGAAGAAATGA
- a CDS encoding transglutaminase domain-containing protein, with product MKKLTGVLVVAVLVAAGAQVLSRRQNGPRLSPAEQQALRDAPNDSEWQRSQDAAQIVNGAKSFGKQAAAQATSRTQTATQPQGRQSEVGRQPAAEAGVTGKDGLKDVARLCRWLGQAFQTRPAGGATVGKSTVQELLESRVLTGCHDWGLMLAALLRSAGYQANMVDTAGVQWMAAAAEAQRKGQQVKGFEGHVFVEAKIEGRWVLVDPGSARYIPDYDPANPLIPMEVGPQTSYCVMFKGLDPADYGVDSIQTLNQHMLDFARDTDPAKLSAPNCQVRELPDPR from the coding sequence TTGAAGAAGCTCACTGGTGTCCTCGTTGTCGCCGTCCTCGTCGCCGCGGGCGCGCAAGTCCTGAGCCGGCGTCAGAACGGCCCGCGCCTATCGCCGGCCGAACAACAGGCGTTGCGCGACGCCCCCAACGATTCCGAATGGCAGCGCTCCCAGGATGCCGCGCAGATCGTCAACGGCGCCAAGTCCTTCGGCAAGCAGGCGGCGGCTCAGGCGACATCCCGGACGCAGACTGCCACCCAACCTCAGGGCAGACAATCCGAAGTCGGCCGGCAGCCGGCGGCGGAAGCCGGCGTGACCGGAAAGGACGGCCTCAAGGACGTGGCGCGGCTCTGCCGGTGGCTCGGGCAGGCATTCCAGACCCGGCCGGCCGGGGGAGCCACCGTGGGCAAGAGCACGGTCCAGGAACTGCTCGAATCGCGCGTGCTCACGGGCTGCCACGACTGGGGTCTGATGCTGGCGGCGCTCCTGCGTTCGGCAGGCTACCAGGCGAACATGGTCGACACCGCGGGCGTGCAGTGGATGGCGGCCGCGGCCGAGGCACAGCGCAAGGGCCAGCAGGTCAAAGGTTTTGAGGGGCACGTCTTCGTGGAGGCCAAGATCGAGGGCCGCTGGGTCCTGGTCGACCCCGGATCGGCGCGCTACATCCCCGATTACGATCCGGCCAACCCCTTGATCCCCATGGAGGTCGGCCCCCAGACCAGCTACTGCGTCATGTTCAAGGGCCTTGACCCGGCCGACTACGGCGTCGACTCCATCCAGACGCTCAACCAGCACATGCTCGACTTCGCCAGGGACACCGACCCGGCCAAGCTGAGCGCTCCCAATTGCCAGGTCCGCGAGCTGCCCGACCCCCGCTAG
- a CDS encoding dCMP deaminase family protein encodes MKAKSRISKPQYYLNIAKEVARRSTCLRRHYGAVIVNNDQIVSTGYAGAPRRTANCTEVGSCVRVKLGVPKGEHYEWCRAVHAEQNAIIHAARFDMIGATLYLVGVSPDTGDVIEGAEPCRICKRMIINSGIEDVFIETAPGCYQIQLVADWIRSNLKELRKVRGRWRPVMPKGY; translated from the coding sequence ATGAAAGCCAAGAGTCGGATCTCCAAGCCGCAGTACTACCTCAACATCGCCAAGGAGGTGGCGCGGCGCAGCACCTGCCTGCGCCGGCACTACGGGGCGGTCATCGTCAACAACGACCAGATCGTGTCCACGGGCTACGCGGGCGCTCCGCGCCGGACCGCCAACTGCACCGAGGTCGGGTCCTGCGTGCGCGTCAAGCTGGGCGTACCCAAGGGCGAGCACTACGAGTGGTGCAGGGCCGTGCACGCGGAGCAGAACGCCATCATCCACGCGGCGCGCTTCGACATGATCGGCGCGACGCTGTACCTGGTGGGGGTGTCTCCCGACACGGGCGATGTGATCGAGGGCGCGGAGCCCTGCCGCATCTGCAAACGCATGATCATCAACTCGGGCATCGAGGACGTGTTCATCGAGACCGCGCCGGGTTGCTACCAGATCCAGCTCGTGGCGGACTGGATCCGGAGCAACCTCAAGGAGCTCAGGAAGGTCCGGGGCCGCTGGCGCCCGGTCATGCCCAAGGGCTATTAG
- a CDS encoding magnesium transporter CorA family protein — MSDNTFMQVTPEGALRRCSGAAEALAAPGGGYVWLDYIDPSRADLEALVSPLGIHPLSVEDCLDEQQIPKIEDFPGSSFLLLNTFTLEERQARIDEVDFIIGPRFLVSVSGHTGHSPRFTEALERSLRLDSGSIRQGPDFLLHVLLDFVVDGKAKAIDAVQSEIESAEETILKNLSGFSLAGLARQRRQLLALRKSLFHEREVLVKICRRDSPFISEKSIYHFRDVYDHLTKFYEEVEVGREMIMSLMETYLSMVNNRMSAVANRTNATVRRLTLITTIFMPLSLLAGIGGMSEWSMMTGPENWRRSYPLLLAFMAAAGVATYFVLLWMEAKNRRSDKP, encoded by the coding sequence ATGTCCGATAACACCTTCATGCAGGTCACGCCCGAAGGGGCCCTGCGCCGCTGCTCCGGAGCCGCGGAGGCCCTGGCCGCACCGGGCGGCGGCTACGTCTGGCTCGACTACATCGACCCGTCGCGCGCCGACCTGGAGGCGCTGGTCTCCCCTCTGGGCATCCATCCCCTCTCGGTCGAGGACTGCCTGGACGAGCAGCAGATCCCCAAGATCGAGGACTTCCCCGGCAGCTCATTCCTGCTCCTCAACACCTTCACTTTGGAGGAACGGCAGGCCCGCATCGACGAGGTGGATTTTATCATCGGGCCCCGCTTTTTGGTCAGCGTGAGCGGGCACACGGGCCACAGCCCGCGCTTCACGGAGGCCCTGGAGAGATCGCTGCGCCTGGACTCGGGCAGCATCCGCCAGGGACCGGACTTCCTCCTACACGTGCTGCTCGACTTCGTGGTGGACGGCAAGGCCAAGGCCATCGACGCCGTGCAGTCCGAGATCGAGTCAGCGGAGGAGACGATCCTCAAGAACCTCTCCGGGTTCAGCCTCGCCGGACTGGCGCGCCAGCGCCGACAGCTCCTGGCCCTGCGCAAGAGCCTGTTCCACGAGCGGGAGGTCCTGGTCAAGATCTGCCGGCGCGACTCCCCGTTCATCAGCGAGAAGTCCATCTACCACTTCCGGGACGTCTACGACCACCTGACCAAGTTCTACGAAGAGGTGGAGGTCGGCCGGGAAATGATCATGAGCCTGATGGAGACCTATCTCTCCATGGTCAACAACCGCATGTCCGCGGTCGCCAACCGGACCAACGCCACGGTGCGCCGCCTCACCTTGATCACCACCATCTTCATGCCGCTGAGCCTTCTGGCGGGGATCGGGGGCATGTCGGAATGGAGCATGATGACCGGGCCCGAGAACTGGCGGCGCTCCTACCCTTTGCTGCTGGCCTTCATGGCGGCCGCGGGCGTGGCCACCTACTTCGTCCTGCTCTGGATGGAAGCCAAGAACCGCCGCTCCGACAAGCCCTGA
- the nadC gene encoding carboxylating nicotinate-nucleotide diphosphorylase: MKVETLIREALREDLGRLGDVTTKLFVPARTRWHGSVRARQAGVICGTRIAAQVFRACDPGCKVRVLVRDGGRVRPGQAVLAVSGGRGLLTAERTALNFLQRLSGVATATSAYVAAVRGTKAAILDTRKTLPGWRALEKYAVRCGGGRNHRMGLYDAVMVKDNHWLKPEAFGEAVRRLRRRHPSLPLIMEADDLRQVRRGLEFGADVILLDNMPRPRLRRAIRFIRKTSPKTLIEVSGGVGLKGLRPLARLGPDRISVGRITHSAPALDLGLDLA; encoded by the coding sequence ATGAAGGTGGAAACCCTCATCCGCGAGGCCCTGCGCGAAGACCTGGGCCGGCTCGGAGACGTGACCACCAAGCTCTTCGTCCCCGCCCGCACGCGCTGGCACGGCTCGGTGCGCGCCCGCCAAGCCGGAGTCATCTGCGGCACGCGCATCGCGGCCCAGGTCTTCCGCGCCTGCGACCCAGGCTGCAAGGTCCGGGTCCTGGTCCGGGACGGCGGAAGGGTGCGGCCCGGCCAGGCCGTGCTCGCGGTCTCCGGAGGCCGGGGCCTGCTCACCGCCGAGCGCACGGCCCTCAATTTCCTGCAGCGCCTCTCCGGAGTGGCCACCGCGACTTCCGCCTATGTTGCCGCGGTGCGCGGCACCAAAGCCGCGATACTCGACACCCGCAAGACCTTGCCCGGCTGGCGGGCGCTGGAAAAATACGCCGTGCGCTGCGGCGGCGGCCGCAACCACCGCATGGGCCTCTATGACGCGGTCATGGTCAAGGACAACCACTGGCTCAAGCCCGAAGCCTTCGGCGAGGCGGTGCGGCGCCTGCGCCGCCGCCACCCCAGCCTGCCCCTGATCATGGAGGCCGACGACCTAAGACAGGTCCGACGCGGCCTGGAGTTCGGCGCCGACGTCATCCTGCTCGACAACATGCCCCGGCCGCGCCTGCGCCGGGCCATCCGATTCATCCGCAAGACCTCGCCGAAGACGCTCATCGAGGTCTCGGGGGGAGTCGGCCTCAAGGGCCTGCGCCCCTTGGCCCGGCTGGGGCCGGACCGCATCTCGGTCGGCCGCATCACGCACAGCGCACCGGCCCTGGACCTGGGCCTGGACCTCGCTTAA
- the uvrB gene encoding excinuclease ABC subunit UvrB encodes MSGFRLHSPFKPAGDQPAAIAELTRRLREGAQHQVLLGVTGSGKTFTAAHVLAQLQRPALVISPNKVLAAQLYAEFKALFPDNAVEFFISYYDYYQPEAYVPSTDTYIEKDSAINDRIDRLRLKCTSSLLSRRDVIVVASVSCIYNIGAPENYRNASIPLQVGYQTTRGKLAEDLVKIHYERNETEFVRGRFRMKGAVVDIFPAYMETALRVELGDQGVAALTEFDPLTGDKLKSLQREWVYPAKHFITPGEQLETALASIEAELKDRLAVFKGQGKLLEAQRLEQRTRYDMEMLQQMGFCHGIENYSRHLSGRPAGERPFCLLDFFPTDHLFIVDESHVSIPQINGMYEGDRSRKQTLVDFGFRLPSALDNRPLKFSEFEALAGQRVYVSATPGPYELKKTKGEVVEQVIRPTGLVDPEVIVVPSEGQIDDLIARIKGRVERKERTLVTTLTKRTAEDLARFLSEKGLRVRYLHSDIDSLERIEILRDLRAGKFDVLVGINLLREGLDLPEVSLVAILGADHEGFLRSETTLIQISGRAARNVGSSVILYADQRTGSMKRAIAEMDRRRARQLEHNAKHHITPRTIVKAVSDLEEFQTTAKRQGLDLLRRTERPLSAKEIPDLAAEIESRMREAAENLDFELATILRDEWLELREMAAMGPKPAIKGAVQKRRFR; translated from the coding sequence ATGTCCGGTTTTCGCCTTCATTCCCCTTTCAAGCCCGCCGGAGACCAGCCCGCGGCCATCGCGGAACTGACGCGCCGTCTGCGCGAAGGCGCCCAGCACCAAGTGCTCCTAGGGGTGACCGGCTCAGGCAAGACCTTCACCGCCGCGCATGTGCTCGCCCAGCTGCAGCGCCCGGCCTTGGTGATCTCGCCCAACAAGGTCCTGGCCGCCCAGCTCTACGCGGAGTTCAAGGCGCTCTTCCCGGACAACGCGGTCGAGTTCTTCATCTCCTACTACGACTACTACCAGCCCGAGGCCTACGTCCCCTCCACGGACACTTACATCGAGAAGGACTCCGCCATCAACGACCGCATCGACCGCCTGCGCCTCAAATGCACCAGCTCGCTGCTCTCGCGCCGCGACGTGATCGTGGTGGCCTCAGTCTCCTGCATCTATAACATCGGCGCTCCCGAGAACTACCGCAACGCCTCCATCCCCCTGCAGGTCGGCTATCAGACCACGCGCGGCAAGCTAGCCGAGGACCTGGTCAAGATCCATTACGAGCGCAACGAGACCGAGTTCGTCCGCGGGCGATTCCGCATGAAGGGCGCCGTGGTGGATATCTTCCCAGCCTACATGGAGACGGCCCTGCGCGTGGAGCTGGGAGACCAGGGCGTAGCCGCCCTCACCGAGTTCGACCCGCTGACCGGAGACAAGCTGAAGTCCTTGCAGAGGGAGTGGGTCTACCCGGCCAAGCACTTCATCACGCCCGGCGAGCAGCTGGAGACGGCGCTGGCCTCCATAGAGGCCGAGCTCAAGGACCGGCTGGCGGTCTTCAAGGGCCAGGGCAAGCTGCTGGAGGCCCAGCGCCTGGAGCAGCGCACGCGCTACGACATGGAGATGCTCCAGCAGATGGGCTTCTGCCACGGCATCGAGAACTACTCCCGGCATCTCTCGGGCCGGCCGGCCGGGGAGCGGCCCTTCTGCCTGCTCGATTTCTTCCCCACGGACCACCTGTTCATCGTAGACGAGTCGCACGTGTCCATCCCGCAGATCAACGGGATGTACGAGGGGGACCGCTCGCGCAAGCAGACCTTGGTGGACTTCGGCTTCCGCCTGCCCTCGGCCTTGGACAACCGGCCTCTGAAGTTCTCGGAGTTCGAGGCCCTGGCCGGACAGCGGGTCTACGTCTCGGCCACGCCCGGGCCTTACGAGCTCAAGAAGACCAAGGGCGAAGTGGTGGAGCAGGTCATCCGTCCCACGGGCCTGGTGGACCCGGAAGTCATCGTGGTCCCGAGCGAGGGCCAGATCGACGACCTCATCGCGCGCATCAAAGGCCGGGTGGAGCGCAAGGAGCGGACCTTGGTCACGACGCTGACCAAGCGCACGGCCGAGGACCTGGCGCGTTTCCTCAGCGAGAAGGGCCTGCGCGTGCGCTACCTGCACAGCGACATCGACTCCCTGGAGCGCATCGAGATCCTGCGCGACCTGCGCGCGGGGAAGTTCGACGTGCTGGTGGGCATCAACCTGCTGCGCGAGGGCCTGGACCTGCCGGAAGTGTCTTTGGTGGCGATCCTGGGAGCGGACCACGAGGGCTTCCTGCGCTCGGAGACGACTTTGATCCAGATCTCGGGCCGGGCCGCGCGCAACGTGGGCAGTTCGGTGATCCTCTACGCGGACCAGCGCACCGGCTCCATGAAGCGGGCCATCGCGGAGATGGACCGGCGGCGCGCCCGGCAGCTGGAGCACAACGCCAAGCACCACATCACCCCGCGCACCATCGTCAAAGCGGTCTCGGACCTCGAGGAGTTCCAGACCACGGCCAAGCGGCAAGGGCTGGATCTGCTGCGCCGCACCGAGCGGCCGCTGTCGGCCAAGGAGATCCCGGACCTGGCGGCCGAGATCGAGTCGCGCATGCGCGAGGCGGCGGAGAACCTGGACTTCGAGTTGGCGACCATCCTGCGCGACGAGTGGCTGGAGCTGAGGGAGATGGCGGCCATGGGTCCCAAGCCGGCCATCAAAGGCGCCGTGCAGAAGCGGCGCTTCCGCTAG